The genomic interval GGCTACGACCGTTATTTCCAGATCGTGCGCTGCTTCCGCGACGAGGACCTGCGCGCCGACCGCCAGCCCGAGTTCACGCAGATCGACTGCGAGATGTCGTTCGTCGAGCAGGAGGACGTGCTCGAAATCTTCGAGCGCTGGGCCAAGCACATGTTCCGCGAGGTGCTGGGCGTCGAGTTCGCCGAGCCGCTGCGCCGCATGCCGTGGATCGAGGCGATGGAGAAGTACGGTTCGGACAAGCCCGACCTGCGCTTCGGCATGGAGTTCGCCGACCTGACGGAGGCCGCGAAAGGGCACGGGTTCCCCGTCTTCGACGAGGCGGAATACGTCGTCGGATTCGCCGCCCCGGGCTGCGCCTCCTATACGCGCAAGCAGATCGACGCCCTCACCGAGTTCGTCAAGCGGCCGCAGGTGGGCGCCAAGGGGCTGGTCTGGATCCGCGTCGAGGCCGATGCCGTGAAGTCGTCGGCGGACAAGTTCTACACGCCCGACGAGGTGCGCGCGCTGGCCGATCGCTGCGGCGCGAAGACCGGCGACATGGTCTTCATCCTCTGCGGACGGAAGTTCAGGGCGCTGACGCAGCTCTGCGCCCTGCGCCTCGAGGTGGCCCAGCGGCTCGGACTGCGCGACCCGAAGAAGTTCGCCCCGCTGTGGGTCGTGGACTTCCCCATGTTCGAGTGGGACGACGAGACGCAGCGCTTCTACGCCATGCACCACCCCTTCACCTCGCCCAAGCCCGAAGACGTGCAGTACCTCCGGAGCGACCCGGGACGCGTGCGCGCCAACGCCTACGACTTCGTATGCAACGGCACGGAGCTGGGCGGCGGTTCGATCCGTATCCACGACCAGCAGTTGCAGGCGCAGATCTTCGAGTGCCTGGGCTTCACGCCCGAGGCGGCCGAGGAGCAGTTCGGCTTCCTGATGAACGCCTTCAGATACGGCGCGCCCCCTCACGGCGGCCTGGCCTTCGGCTTCGACCGGCTCTGCTCGCTCTTCGGCGGTTCGGACTCGATACGCGACTACATCGCCTTCCCGAAGAACAACGCCGGCCGCGACGTGATGCTCGACGCTCCCTCGGCC from Alistipes dispar carries:
- the aspS gene encoding aspartate--tRNA ligase, with protein sequence MYRTHTCGCLRACNVNETVTLAGWVQKVRNLGAMTFIDLRDRYGLTQITVEEHSAAEVREAASRVGREWVLRVTGRVVEREAKNPKMPTGDIEVVAERIEVLNEAQTPPFTIEEQSDGGDDLRMKYRYLDLRRPPLQRNMILRHKMAQEIRRFLDSEGFLEIETPYLIKSTPEGARDFVVPSRMNPNQFYALPQSPQTLKQLLMVAGYDRYFQIVRCFRDEDLRADRQPEFTQIDCEMSFVEQEDVLEIFERWAKHMFREVLGVEFAEPLRRMPWIEAMEKYGSDKPDLRFGMEFADLTEAAKGHGFPVFDEAEYVVGFAAPGCASYTRKQIDALTEFVKRPQVGAKGLVWIRVEADAVKSSADKFYTPDEVRALADRCGAKTGDMVFILCGRKFRALTQLCALRLEVAQRLGLRDPKKFAPLWVVDFPMFEWDDETQRFYAMHHPFTSPKPEDVQYLRSDPGRVRANAYDFVCNGTELGGGSIRIHDQQLQAQIFECLGFTPEAAEEQFGFLMNAFRYGAPPHGGLAFGFDRLCSLFGGSDSIRDYIAFPKNNAGRDVMLDAPSAVAQAQLDELCLELRNPEA